The following is a genomic window from Flavobacteriales bacterium.
CGAGTTTCTCATCGAACTCAGGCGACATCCGGCGCTGCTCTCCGACCTTCCAGGCGTAGTTCTCCGTGAGGTGATACCTTGCTTGGAACTCTTGGAGAGAGAGCTCCTTAGAGCAGAAGTCCTTAACCCGTTCTATGAGTTGCACTCTTGAGTGATCTGTTGCGAAGTCGTCGCGTGATGTTGTGATACCAGGGGCAGACAGACTGAAAAGTTGATTGATGGGAACAAGTCTTTCATACTCCTCACGGGATGTTTCATCCTTCGGAAGCATGAAATAATAGGGCGGGGTATAGTCAAGTATTTTGAAGTCTAATCCATGCATTAGGCGCTCCTTCAACCCATTGTACTTGCTATCTCTGGTTCCATAGAGCTCGGCATGGTGAACCTTGCCAAGCTGCCCCTTCTTCTTCTGTGCCGTCCGGACGAACAGGTTGATGCTAACACCCTGCTGGATATCGAAGACATTCTCGTCAGCTAAGCCATCTGGTGCTCGTTCGCTCTTAATGCTGTTCCCGTGCAAGTCGATGATGAAGATCTTGTCGAAGGTGTTCAGCAGGTGCCAGCGCATACCCCGGAAGGTGGGGTTGTCCAGGAAGCTATGGTTGTTGATGTACGCCAAAACACCTTCCCCGGTCTTCTCAATGAAGTGCTCACCGTAGCGAATGAACTTCACGTAGTCGTCATTCAGCCAGTGAGTTGCGCTCACCAAAGTGCTCGCCGTCCTGGTTCTTGCTTGTACGGTGCGATAAGCTCATCAACCCACTCGCCCGTTGGTGCTGATGCCGCTGTACGGCGGGTTCCCCAGCACCACCATCACAGGCGTATCGCGCTTCACGGCATTGGCCTCGTTGGCCTCCTGGCTCAGCCAACTGGCGAAGAGGGTGCCGGTATCGGGGTGCGCTTCTTCCAGGCTGTTGGTGAGGAACACGCGCAAGCGCTGCTGCTCCTGTCCGTGGCCCTTGGCCTTGGGCGTGCCGTGCGGCTTGCCCATGTCGTAGCCGGTATCGCGCAGCACCAGGTCCAGCTTCAGGTGGGCCATGGCGTAGCTGGCCATCAGCAGCTCGAAACCGTTGAGGCGCGGGATCAGGTGCTGCTCCACGTATTGCGGCCACATGCCCTCCTGCCCTTGGAACTTGGCATGCACCTGCCGCACCACTTCGGCCAGGAAGGTACCGGTGCCCGTGGCGGGGTCCAGCACCTGCACGCGGTGTACCTCTTCCTCCACCTGCACCTCCTTCACCTTGGCGTTGCCGTGCAGCCCCTGCGTCACCACCTTCCGCTGGATCTTCACGGTGCTGCTATCGGCCAGGCCCATCGGCAGGCCGAACTCGGTCTTCAGGATGTCGTCCACCGCCCGCACGATGAAGCGCACCACGGCATCGGGGGTGTACCACACGCCGCGGCTCTTGCGCAGCTTGGGGTCGTACTGCGCCAGGAAGTCCTCGTAGAAGTGCATGAAGGCATCCTCGCGGCCGCTGCCCTTGCCGAAGCCGCTGAGCAGCCTGGCGATGTCGGTGGCGCGGAAGATGTCCGCCAGCGCATCCACGATCCACACGATGCGCTCATCGAGATCGGGCCCGCTGATGCTGTGGAAGAGCTTGCGCAGGAAGGGGTTGCTCTTGGGGATGAGCACGGCCGCTTCCATGCGGTTGAAGCTGTCCAGGCTGGGGTCGTGCAGCCGCGCGGCGAACATGCCGTAGGCGATGGTCTGCGCGTAGAGGTCGGCGAAGGCCTTGGGCGTGATGTCGTGGATGAGGATGTGCTTGAAGGCTTCCAGCTGGTCCTTGAGGTCGGTGTTGGCGCGGCTTTCCTCGTCGCTGGTCACGGCCTTCTCGATCACATCGGCCAGCAGGCGGGCCTTGCCCGCCATCATGCTCGCCAGTTTCTTGGGGTTGGTGATGGTCTGCCCCTGCCACGCGGCGAAGTCGGCGATGAGGGCGGTGAAGCGGTCGAACTCGGCGGGCAGCGGTTTCACCTTACCGCCGCTCACCTCCCCGATGCGGATGCTGGTGGTGGGCTCTCCGTTGCGGAAGAAGCGGAACACGAGGTAGTCGGTGATGATGAGGTTGTCCAACGAGCCCCGGTAGCGGTCGAACTGCTCCTTCAGGCTCTTGCTGTCCATGTCCACCCCGATGTCCTTGGCCTCGATGTAGCCGACGGGGATATCCTTCTTGGTCAGGATGTAGTCCGGCGCCCCACAGGCAATGCGTTGAGGTTCGTTGGTGACGCTGACGCCGGGGCAGATGGAGGCCAGTAGCTGTTGCAGGTCGCCCCGGTAGCTGTGTTCGGTGGCGCGGCCGCTGGCGTGGAGCTTGGCGAGGGCGGCGAGGTATTCGGGGAGGGTCACGGGGTGAAAATAGGAAGCCCCATCACGTGGGGCTCCCTAGTTGAGCATACCGATCACGAAGATCCGGGTAGGGTTGTTCCGATGCTGCGGGTTCAGGTTGTGGGGGAGGACCGCTGACCACGTGCGAGCAGGAATGCGTTGACCGCGAGCAGAACTTGTTCCAAGGAAAGGGAGGAGTAGAGTTCGGGCAACCAAGGGAGGTTTCCACCAAGGACACTGACCAACTCCTTGGCGATCATGCCGGCGTAGAAGATCGTACCGGCGATGTAGAACCGTTTTGTCCATGTGTCGCTGTGGACCTGCGGCTTTCGACGCACCCGATTGGATGGGCCTCGGCGGGGGGGTGTCTGTTTGAAGACATCAAACCGGCATCCTGAAGAGGTTGCTTGGGCTGATCGAAGTAAGCCGACTGGTGCTCGAGCGAAAAACCACGATGGCCGGTCCGTTAAAAGGCTTCGGTCCCTTCGCCTTCCTTGGTTTGCAGCCCTCCATGGATGGCGTTGAGCCAACGGAATTCGATCGTAGAAGAGCCACGACGACAAAACCGAGGCCGATGGTCCATTCGTCGGGCTGTTTCCTTGATCCGTCCAATTGGTAATGACTTGTCCACTTTCTCACTACCTTGATCGATCCACTCCGGACGAACATCATGTTGATGTCATCGGCATTGTCCAAGGATGAACCTTGGAAGGCAAGTGCCATTTAGAGGTCGCAACAGCACGCGCTCCCGGACCGATCGCCCGGCCCACGCCGTTCTCCCCCTCCCTTCCCGATCTTCGCCCCGCGCCCTGGCCCTGTGCCCTGGCGCAGCACCCATGCCCAAGCTCATCCTCATCACCGGCGCCACCAGCGGCTTCGGTGAGGCCACGGCGCGCCGCTTCGCCGCCGAGGGCCACCGCCTGATCATCACTGGCCGCCGCAAGGAGCGGCTCGAGGCCCTGCGCCAGGAGCTGGAAGGCCTGCACGGCACCCTCGGCGCCCACGACCGCGTGCACGCCCTGCACTTCGACGTGCGCGACCACGACGCCACGGTGCGCGCCATCGCCTCGCTGCCCGCGGCCTGGCACCCCATCGATGTGCTGGTGAACAACGCCGGGCTGGCCGCGGGGCTCGACCCCATCCAGGAGGGGAACCTGCAGGACTGGGAGCGCATGCTGGACACCAACGTGAAGGGCCTGCTGCACGTGACGCGCGCCGTGCTGCCGGGCATGATCGCCGCCGGGACCGGCCACATCATCAACATCGGCAGCACCGCCGGCAAGGAGGTGTACCCCAGGGGCGCCGTGTACTGCGCCAGCAAGCACGCGGTGGACGCCCTCACCAAGGGCCTGCGCCAGGACCTGCTGCCCCACGGCATCAAGGTGACGCAGATCGCGCCCGGCCTGGCCGAAACGGAGTTCAGCGTGGTGCGCTTCCACGGCGACGAGGACCGCGCGAGGCAGGTGTACCACGGCCTGCAGCCGTTGCGCCCCGAGGACATCGCCGAGCTGGTGCACTACGTCACCACCCTGCCGCCCCACGTCTGCGTCAACGACCTGGTGGTGACCCCCACGGCGCAGGCCAACAGCATGGTGGTGCAGCGAACGGGCTGATCCCATGTGCGCATGAGCACATGTGCATACGTGGCCTCCTACCTTCGCCCCACACCCCGTTCCGATGAAGAAAGCGCTGAAGTGGATCCTGCTCGGCCTGGCCGTTGTGCTCATGGTGGTCTTCGCGGGCTTCCAGTTCATGAAGTACAACACGAAGAAGGCGAGCCCCGAGGACCGGGTGCAGTTCACGCAGGGCGACCTGGAGCTGGAGGTCTTCTACAACCGGCCGGGCAAGAAGGGCCGGGTGATCTTCGGCGAGCTGGTGCCCTACGACCAGGTGTGGCGCACGGGGGCCAACGAGGCCACGACCTTCACCACCAACAAGCCCCTCACCATCGATGGCAGGGTGCTGAAGGCCGGGGCCTACACGCTGTGGACCATCCCCGGCCAGGACGGGTGGACGGTGATCTGGAACGACCGCATGTACCCGTGGGGCGTGGACTTCGACCAGAAGGCGCAACGCCGGCCGGAGCACGATGCCCTGCAGGTGCAGGTGCCCGTGGAGCGGCTCGCCGGGCCGGTGGAGCTCTTCACCATCGCCGTGCAGGAGGCGCCGCTGGCGCTGACCCTGAGCTGGGACGATGTGCGGGTGACGGTGCCCATGGCGCACTGAGGGCGGCCGTTCCGCGGCCTACTTTTGCCGGGCATGCAGTTCTCCGCCGGACAGATCGCCGAGTTCCTCCAGGGGGAGGTGGACGGTGATGCGCAGGTGCTGGTGAGCGACATCAGCAAGATCGAGGAGGGCCGCCTGGGCACGCTGAGCTTCCTGGCCAACCCGAAGTACACCGAGCACGTGTACACCACCGCGGCCAGCGTGGTGCTGGTGGAGAAGGGCTTCCACCCCACGCGCCCCATCCCCAAGCATGTGACGCTGATCCGCGTGGCCGACCCGCGCGCCTGCTTCTCGCGCCTGCTGCAGATGCACGACGCGCACCAGTACGAGAAGAAGGGCTATGAGCAGCCCAGCTACATCAGCCCGAAGGCCACCATCGGCAAGGACGTGTACATCGGCACCTTCACCCACATCGGCGACGGGGTGGTGATCGGCGACGGGGTGAAGATCCTGCCCAACTGCACCATCGGCGACAACGTGGTGATCGGGGCGGGCACGCGCATCCACGCCAACGTGGTGGTGTACGGGCGGAGCGTGATCGGCCGGAACTGCATCATCCACAGCGGCACGGTGATCGGCTCGGACGGCTTCGGCTTCACGGTGAACGCTGCCGGCGAGCAGGAGAAGATCCCCCAGATCGGCAACGTGGTGATCGAGGATGACGTGGAGATCGGGGCCAACTGCACCATCGACCGGGCCACGCTGGGCAGCACCATCATCCGCCGGGGCGCCAAGCTGGACAACCTGATCCAGGTGGGGCACAATGCGGAGATCGGGTCGCACACGGTGGTGGTGTCGCAGACGGGCATCGCGGGCAGCAGCCGGGTGGGCGCCCACGCCATGATCGGCGGTCAGGTGGGCATCGCCGGGCACCTCACGGTGGGCGACCGCGTGAAGGTGGCGGCGCAGAGCGGCATCGGGGAGAACATCCCGGACGGGGTCACTGTGCAGGGCAGCCCGGCGTTCGCCATCGGCCCCTACAAGCGCAGCTACGTGGTGTTCCGCAATCTGCCCGAGCTGCAGCGGCGCGTGGCCGAGCTGGAGCGCATGCTGGCGGAGCTCCGCAAGGAGGCCGGCCAGGCGGGCTGAACCCGCGCTTCGCGGCCGCGCCGTAGCTTCGGCCGGCGATCCCGGGGACCGCGACGGCCCGGGCGCGCGAACGCATGAGCGACAAACAACGCACCCTCAAGCAGACCGTCTCCATCACCGGCGTGGGCCTGCACACCGGCGAACCGGTGACGCTGACGCTGAACCCGGCCCCCGAAGGGCACGGCTACAAGTTCCAGCGCATGGACCTGGACGGCGCCCCGGTGATCGAGGCCGACGCCGACCTGGTGGTGAGCACCGACCGTGGCACCACCCTGGGGAAGGACGGCGCCAAGGTGAACACCACCGAGCATGTGCTGGCAGCACTGTACGCCCTTGGGGTGGACAACTGCCTGCTGCAGATCACCGGGCCCGAACTGCCCATCATGGACGGCAGCGCGCTGCCCTTCGTGCTGGCCATCGAGGAGGCCGGCATCGTGGAGCAGAAGGCCGACAAGGACTGGTACGTGCTGAAGGAGCCCATCTGGTTCGAGACCAAGGAGCGCGGCACCGAGATGCTGGGCGTGCCCACCCCGGGCGGCGAGTTCCGGCTGACGGTGATGGTGGACTACAACAGCCCGGTGCTCGGCACGCAGCACGCCAGCATGTACCACACCGGCGAGTTCAAGACGGAGATCGCCCCCTGCCGCACCTTCGTGTTCCTGCGCGAGCTGGAGCAGCTGGCCAAGGCGGGCCTCATCAAGGGCGGCGACCTGGACAACGCCATCGTGATGGAGGACCGCGAAGGCACCAGCAAGGAGCAGCTGCAGGCGCTGGCCAAGCTGCTGGGCAAGGAGTACCGCGACGTGGAGATCCGCCGCAACGGCGTGCTGAACACCACGGACCTGAAGTTCTTCAACGAGCCGGCGCGGCACAAGCTGATGGACATCGTGGGCGACCTGGCCCTGGTGGGCCGACCGATCAAGGGCCACATCCTGGCGGCTCGACCGGGGCACTTCGGCAACACCAGCTTCGCCAAGCGCATCAAGGAGG
Proteins encoded in this region:
- a CDS encoding SDR family oxidoreductase, producing MPKLILITGATSGFGEATARRFAAEGHRLIITGRRKERLEALRQELEGLHGTLGAHDRVHALHFDVRDHDATVRAIASLPAAWHPIDVLVNNAGLAAGLDPIQEGNLQDWERMLDTNVKGLLHVTRAVLPGMIAAGTGHIINIGSTAGKEVYPRGAVYCASKHAVDALTKGLRQDLLPHGIKVTQIAPGLAETEFSVVRFHGDEDRARQVYHGLQPLRPEDIAELVHYVTTLPPHVCVNDLVVTPTAQANSMVVQRTG
- a CDS encoding DUF2911 domain-containing protein codes for the protein MKKALKWILLGLAVVLMVVFAGFQFMKYNTKKASPEDRVQFTQGDLELEVFYNRPGKKGRVIFGELVPYDQVWRTGANEATTFTTNKPLTIDGRVLKAGAYTLWTIPGQDGWTVIWNDRMYPWGVDFDQKAQRRPEHDALQVQVPVERLAGPVELFTIAVQEAPLALTLSWDDVRVTVPMAH
- the lpxD gene encoding UDP-3-O-(3-hydroxymyristoyl)glucosamine N-acyltransferase gives rise to the protein MQFSAGQIAEFLQGEVDGDAQVLVSDISKIEEGRLGTLSFLANPKYTEHVYTTAASVVLVEKGFHPTRPIPKHVTLIRVADPRACFSRLLQMHDAHQYEKKGYEQPSYISPKATIGKDVYIGTFTHIGDGVVIGDGVKILPNCTIGDNVVIGAGTRIHANVVVYGRSVIGRNCIIHSGTVIGSDGFGFTVNAAGEQEKIPQIGNVVIEDDVEIGANCTIDRATLGSTIIRRGAKLDNLIQVGHNAEIGSHTVVVSQTGIAGSSRVGAHAMIGGQVGIAGHLTVGDRVKVAAQSGIGENIPDGVTVQGSPAFAIGPYKRSYVVFRNLPELQRRVAELERMLAELRKEAGQAG
- a CDS encoding bifunctional UDP-3-O-[3-hydroxymyristoyl] N-acetylglucosamine deacetylase/3-hydroxyacyl-ACP dehydratase is translated as MSDKQRTLKQTVSITGVGLHTGEPVTLTLNPAPEGHGYKFQRMDLDGAPVIEADADLVVSTDRGTTLGKDGAKVNTTEHVLAALYALGVDNCLLQITGPELPIMDGSALPFVLAIEEAGIVEQKADKDWYVLKEPIWFETKERGTEMLGVPTPGGEFRLTVMVDYNSPVLGTQHASMYHTGEFKTEIAPCRTFVFLRELEQLAKAGLIKGGDLDNAIVMEDREGTSKEQLQALAKLLGKEYRDVEIRRNGVLNTTDLKFFNEPARHKLMDIVGDLALVGRPIKGHILAARPGHFGNTSFAKRIKEAMRLERKAAGFQYDLSREPLYDINAIARMLPHRYPFLLIDKIMEITEDTIIGVKNVTMNEPFFQGHFPNNPVMPGVIQIEAMAQVGGVFALSQVPDPEHYTTYFLKIDGVRFKRKVIPGDTVVFRLQLITPIRRGIVHMKGVAYVNGQPAMEAEMMAQIARDKAPEPRTNADTPAPKTSAVNA